AATGATATAGCATTATTTCATGTAAACTCCAACAGGTTTTGTGGCGAAATCCCATGGAGTTTCAAAGAATTAAAACGTCTTTTCGAGCTTGATTTAAGTAATAATCGATTTGCGGGCAAGTTTCCTTACGTTGTTCTTCGAATCCCAAACCTTAAATTCCTCGACATTAGGTTCAATGAATTTGAAGGTAAAGTACCCAAAGCTTTATTCGAAAAGAAACTGGACGCCATTTTTATGAATAATAACAGGTTTGCTTTTGAATTGCCGGAAAATATTGGGAACTCGCCGGCTTCCGTCATTGTTTTAGCTAATAACAGGTTTCACGGGTGTCTACCGAGGAGTATGGGGAACATGTCGGGTACTTTAAACGAAGTCGTTTTAAGTAACAATGGGTTACATTCATGTTTGCCTGAAGAGATCGGATCATTGAAGAACGTAACAGTTTTTGATGTGAAAAACAATGAATTGATCGGTGAATTGCCGGAATCGATCGGAAAAATGGAAAGCTTGGAACATTTCGATTTGTCGCATAATATGTTGTCGGGCACTGTTCATGAACGTGTTTGTTCGTTACCTAACTTAATGAACTTCAGTTTCAATAATAATTTCTTCACCGGAATGCCGCCGGCATGTTTGGATTTGGAACAATTCGATGACAAGAAAAATTGTTTCGATAATAGAGATCTTCAAAGATCGAGATTACAATGTAAAATGTTCAGTTGTGTGCCTTTAAATTGTAGTGCCATTAATTGCAGTCCGAAGCTTAGTCCATCACCTTCACTGCCACCTCCGCCATTGCTTCCGCCGCCGTGTCCACTCTACCCTATTTCACCGCCACCGCCACCACCGCCGCCACCACCACCAACTATTTCACCACCACCACCATGTTGGACATTACAACCACCACCACCACCGCCAAGTCCTACAGGTTATAGTCCATTATTGCCACCGTTTGCCGGAAAAAACTATTCTTCTCCACCACCACCGGTATTCTACTAATTCCTTGCACAGTTGGATTATCTTTTTTGAGACAAAGAGCTGCATCCGAAACTGGAAACACATGCATGCAATTGCAAAGACATGACAAGATAGACGAAGAAAAGGCAATGCAACATTGATCTTTGCTACTGTTTTTTCcggtttattattttttattcttgCCATGATTAGCTAAGCCTGAAGATTGTGTTTTTTGTTCTTTTTACCATTTTTCTTCAATGTAAAATTTCGAGTTTCCATAATATGGACGTGTTCTTAAAAGTAGCAGTTGCAACACTATTATAATGGcggcccttttttttttttttttctctatgaATAattagttgatttttttttgttattgacGTAATCACTTACTTATCCttctaattttacaaaaattataattttaatccttAATTTAATTTGTCTTTTAATCTTAAACTTAAAATATTTGTCAAATTAtcctaaaatgaataaaaatttaatattattaactttGCTAATTTAGTATACATTTGAATAATGGATATAAACAAttagttatttttaaaaattcaaaatttaaaaagttcataaaaatatttaaattatttaaaaataaaaataatatatattttaaatatttttaatttaaaaattaattaattattaatgtgGCATAACATGTGAACGCCATATAGATGTTATGTCACAGAGttaataaactttaatttttcatatatttaaaataatttgataaaaatccaaatttaaagattaaaaaataaatttcatatgtataactaaaatatttttttataaaattggtgaatcaaataaattatcaTACAGTGTAATATTTCATTTAGTCACTCTAAGATACATTGGGCTAAATTAGTCATGTATGTCAAAATAAAATTGTTAGTCGGTCAAATAGGccggttattttatttttagttggcAAGAAAGCTCGTCCAACACGACATATTTCCCTAAATTCTCTTTGAGTGTTTtgtctcatttttattttattttaaatatcaaattttaatttagtattttAAATTTAAGGATAACACATGACTAATGGCACATCTTTTTAAATAGACGTCGTGAGATTGCTAATATCTTCCTTACACGTAATCATACTTCTAAACTTGATTTCAACTTCGCAAACTAAAGAGATAATATAATTATTGGTATTTGAACTTGACAATTAGGTCCTTAAACTTGAATTCTGTCAATATTTAATTATGTGACCAATGTTACTGAAACAGGATCAGATCGGACGGATCAAGAACTGATTGATATAATGGTTTAAATAAGGGGTTGAACAGATTGACTCAGAAATTACTTGAAATTGGTAAGAATCGAAAACAGAGACAAACGACGCAAGTTAAACTGATCTAATGACtttgttatttatattttttagattttaatgatattttaattatttattttattgttgttgCTTTGACATTGAACCGATCGAACTAATTGAACAAGAGATCGGTGATTTGACATGTTTAAACATTGATATGgttattaaaatattagatgtgacattttgaaattgtaCCACATCATCACTtagaaatttatataaaatttttaattttcaagtgaTGATATGGCACAATCATAGAATGCCGCATCatcaaacttttacatttttcaaGTTTAGGGACCGAAACGGACCTAGCTGTAAAGTTCAAATGCCAAAATGGACAAAAAAAAATTACAGGTGCCAATATGAACTTAGTTGCCAACTTCAAGggccaaaaattatattattcttACCAAAACGAAACGGCGTCGTTAAGCATTTACTTATTTTACGTTACCTTCTTCCCCTCCAATATAATCCCTAACTCCCCCTACTCTGCAACAAAATACGCTTCCTTTTTAAACCCTAATTTTCTCTCCACTCGAATTTTATTTTTCTCGAGAAACAATCACTCCCTTCTGATCTCCAATTCCCTTCAAATTTCAACCAACCCTAATCAATCATTCCTTATTCTTTCAACATTTTAAATCAAATCTCGTTATTAACATCTCGATCTCAGTGTTCTTTAAAAAATTCGTATATTCGTCGATTCAACTTTTTCGATTTCGATTTTGGTGGTGAAATGGTGGGTGGAGGTAGCAGGAGAGACGAAGGATCATTAGTGATCACCAACACGAACGTGTTCGCTGCTCTCGAAACTCTCCGGAAGAAGAAGAAATCCGACAAGGACAGGCGGTCGAAGAAATCTTCTTCCAAGTCTGAAAAACAACAGAAGTCGCAACAAGAAGCCGAGTCTCAGGTGTTTTGGGCTCCGGCACCTCTCACCGTCAAGTCGTGGGCCGATGTTGATGATGAAGACGATGACGATTATTATGCTACCACTGCTCCACCTCAGTCCGTTTGGGGATCCTCGGAACCTTCTCAGAGTCACGAAGAGAAGACAGCTAATGTAGAGGTGAATAGTTTTATTGGTTAAACGATCTTTTGCCATTTCTTTTCCAAATCCATTTGTgtgaattttaatatatattaaaaatattcttttgttattatttgaatgATTGTGGATGATTATGTTATGTGAAGTTTTGCTATAGAAACGCTTAGAAGTAGATGATTTGAGCAACGATTTGATGGCTGAAACTGATAGCAATAGCATACTTGTTTGAGGGTGGACATATTGATTTTGGTTCTCATATAAATTCTAGATTGTTCATTGTTTTCTGCTTGTAGTTCTCAATTTTGAGTTCAAGTTTGGAGCTATTTTTGTTCATAGATTATTGGGTATTTGTAGTAAT
Above is a genomic segment from Gossypium arboreum isolate Shixiya-1 chromosome 8, ASM2569848v2, whole genome shotgun sequence containing:
- the LOC108468377 gene encoding leucine-rich repeat extensin-like protein 4, with product MKNTVVNNVLLIIAFFVTFRFIPFTTATSDNRRRVFYYGGEFKSGAEFDSVLPSSSLTFDNPRLKTAYIALQAWKQAIISDPLNLTSNWVGSNVCNYTGVFCSPALDDPAIITVAGIDLNHGDIAGTLPEELGLLNDIALFHVNSNRFCGEIPWSFKELKRLFELDLSNNRFAGKFPYVVLRIPNLKFLDIRFNEFEGKVPKALFEKKLDAIFMNNNRFAFELPENIGNSPASVIVLANNRFHGCLPRSMGNMSGTLNEVVLSNNGLHSCLPEEIGSLKNVTVFDVKNNELIGELPESIGKMESLEHFDLSHNMLSGTVHERVCSLPNLMNFSFNNNFFTGMPPACLDLEQFDDKKNCFDNRDLQRSRLQCKMFSCVPLNCSAINCSPKLSPSPSLPPPPLLPPPCPLYPISPPPPPPPPPPPTISPPPPCWTLQPPPPPPSPTGYSPLLPPFAGKNYSSPPPPVFY